Proteins from one Nicotiana tabacum cultivar K326 chromosome 23, ASM71507v2, whole genome shotgun sequence genomic window:
- the LOC107800126 gene encoding histidine decarboxylase isoform X1 — protein sequence MEFEKEFDLMVVPTKGEINSPPPPRKNLSLSVVEPDEKDIKISSQELDRILTQYLETLSNRKKYHLGYPINVCYEHHAALAPLLQFYLNNCGDPFTENTIDFHSKDFEVAVLDWFAQLWEIEKDEYWGYITNGGTEGNLHGLLIGRELHPTGIIYASKDSHYSVFKAARMYRMELETINTLFNGEIDYADLRSKLLLNKNKPAIINVNIGTTFKGAIDDLDLILQILKKCGYSNDKYYIHCDAALYGLIIPFIQHAKTITFKKSVGSVSISGHKFLGCPMPCGIQMTRKSYISSLSTKIEYIASTDATISGSRNGLAPILLWYSLCMKGRTGLQQDAKMCIENARYLKGRLHKAGISAMLNEFSIIVVFERPNDHKFIRQWQLSCTRDMAHAVVMPGITRETIDNFFKDLMHERGKWYRVGTIVPPCLADDIASQNCLCCCHKMCH from the exons ATGGAATTTGAAAAG GAATTTGACTTAATGGTTGTCCCAACAAAAGGTGAAATCAACTCGCCCCCTCCACCGCGAAAGAATTTGAGTCTCAGTGTGGTAGAACCTGATGAAAAAGATATTAAAATATCTTCGCAAGAACTGGACAGAATTTTGACTCAATATTTAGAGACATTGTCCAATCGAAAAAAATATCATTTAG GTTATCCAATTAATGTATGTTACGAGCATCATGCTGCTTTAGCTCCACTTTTGCAATTCTACTTGAACAATTGTGGAGATCCCTTCACTGAGAACACTATCGATTTCCATTCAAAAGATTTTGAAGTTGCTGTTTTAGATTGGTTTGCACAACTCTGGGAAATTGAGAAGGATGAATATTGGGGATACATTACCAATGGTGGCACAGAGGGAAATCTTCATGGCCTTTTAATTGG AAGAGAGCTACATCCCACTGGGATAATATATGCATCTAAGGATTCACATTACTCAGTTTTTAAAGCAGCAAGAATGTACAGAATGGAGCTAGAAACAATCAACACTTTATTTAATGGAGAGATTGATTATGCAGATCTGAGATCAAAGTTACTTCTCAACAAGAACAAACCAGCCATCATCAATGTCAATATTG GAACTACCTTCAAAGGAGCTATTGATGATCTTGATCTGATCCTACAAATACTTAAAAAATGTGGTTATTCCAATGATAAGTATTACATCCATTGTGACGCTGCACTATATGGGCTAATTATCCCATTTATCCAACAT GCGAAAACAATTACCTTCAAGAAGTCAGTAGGCAGTGTTTCAATTTCAGGCCACAAATTCTTGGGATGTCCAATGCCTTGTGGCATTCAGATGACAAGGAAAAGTTACATTAGTAGTCTCTCAACAAAAATCGAGTATATTGCTTCCACTGATGCTACAATTTCTGGTAGTCGAAATGGCTTGGCACCAATACTCTTATGGTACAGTTTATGCATGAAAGGTCGTACCGGATTGCAACAAGATGCCAAAATGTGCATCGAAAATGCCCGATATTTGAAAGGCCGACTTCATAAAGCAGGAATTAGCGCTATGCTTAATGAGTTTAGCATTATCGTTGTCTTTGAACGACCTAATGACCATAAGTTTATTCGCCAATGGCAACTATCTTGCACAAGAGATATGGCACATGCCGTGGTTATGCCAGGCATCACAAGAGAAACGATAGACAATTTCTTCAAGGATTTAATGCATGAAAGGGGAAAATGGTACCGGGTTGGAACAATTGTACCTCCTTGCCTAGCAGATGATATTGCTTCTCAAAACTGTCTTTGCTGCTGTCACAAGATGTGTCATTGA
- the LOC107800126 gene encoding histidine decarboxylase isoform X2 translates to MKYDKVLFYPFRKDSTYIHRKETLNHNLGYPINVCYEHHAALAPLLQFYLNNCGDPFTENTIDFHSKDFEVAVLDWFAQLWEIEKDEYWGYITNGGTEGNLHGLLIGRELHPTGIIYASKDSHYSVFKAARMYRMELETINTLFNGEIDYADLRSKLLLNKNKPAIINVNIGTTFKGAIDDLDLILQILKKCGYSNDKYYIHCDAALYGLIIPFIQHAKTITFKKSVGSVSISGHKFLGCPMPCGIQMTRKSYISSLSTKIEYIASTDATISGSRNGLAPILLWYSLCMKGRTGLQQDAKMCIENARYLKGRLHKAGISAMLNEFSIIVVFERPNDHKFIRQWQLSCTRDMAHAVVMPGITRETIDNFFKDLMHERGKWYRVGTIVPPCLADDIASQNCLCCCHKMCH, encoded by the exons ATGAAGTACGATAAAGTTCTTTTCTATCCCTTCCGAAAGGATAGCACATATATCCACAGAAAAGAGACTCTAAATCATAATTTGG GTTATCCAATTAATGTATGTTACGAGCATCATGCTGCTTTAGCTCCACTTTTGCAATTCTACTTGAACAATTGTGGAGATCCCTTCACTGAGAACACTATCGATTTCCATTCAAAAGATTTTGAAGTTGCTGTTTTAGATTGGTTTGCACAACTCTGGGAAATTGAGAAGGATGAATATTGGGGATACATTACCAATGGTGGCACAGAGGGAAATCTTCATGGCCTTTTAATTGG AAGAGAGCTACATCCCACTGGGATAATATATGCATCTAAGGATTCACATTACTCAGTTTTTAAAGCAGCAAGAATGTACAGAATGGAGCTAGAAACAATCAACACTTTATTTAATGGAGAGATTGATTATGCAGATCTGAGATCAAAGTTACTTCTCAACAAGAACAAACCAGCCATCATCAATGTCAATATTG GAACTACCTTCAAAGGAGCTATTGATGATCTTGATCTGATCCTACAAATACTTAAAAAATGTGGTTATTCCAATGATAAGTATTACATCCATTGTGACGCTGCACTATATGGGCTAATTATCCCATTTATCCAACAT GCGAAAACAATTACCTTCAAGAAGTCAGTAGGCAGTGTTTCAATTTCAGGCCACAAATTCTTGGGATGTCCAATGCCTTGTGGCATTCAGATGACAAGGAAAAGTTACATTAGTAGTCTCTCAACAAAAATCGAGTATATTGCTTCCACTGATGCTACAATTTCTGGTAGTCGAAATGGCTTGGCACCAATACTCTTATGGTACAGTTTATGCATGAAAGGTCGTACCGGATTGCAACAAGATGCCAAAATGTGCATCGAAAATGCCCGATATTTGAAAGGCCGACTTCATAAAGCAGGAATTAGCGCTATGCTTAATGAGTTTAGCATTATCGTTGTCTTTGAACGACCTAATGACCATAAGTTTATTCGCCAATGGCAACTATCTTGCACAAGAGATATGGCACATGCCGTGGTTATGCCAGGCATCACAAGAGAAACGATAGACAATTTCTTCAAGGATTTAATGCATGAAAGGGGAAAATGGTACCGGGTTGGAACAATTGTACCTCCTTGCCTAGCAGATGATATTGCTTCTCAAAACTGTCTTTGCTGCTGTCACAAGATGTGTCATTGA